The DNA segment atgtaaacacaagataccgtgaatacaagtgtgaattgcatactgcggaactgtctatctacaccagccagttcctccgtatatatagaccagtggaccgtggaccgttgacttacagacggtcctcggtccgctcctgattggccgatactggaccgtggacTGTGAGCCCCGCCGCGGTCCCCGGTCCCCATCTCATTGGTCCGTTTGTCCacctggaccgtgagccccgcgCGATCGCGCGGTccagtcctgattggtcCCTCGTGGCCCCACTGTCTTCCTGAACCGTGACAGTCTATCGATCCAGGACAGTGCCAGGCTTGGCATagggtctatatatacggaggaactggctggcgtagatagacagttccgcagtatgcaattcagattgtattcacggtatcttgtgtttacattgagacatcttgttgtgcactgtttagctgcaccgaaccaattgtcagaagttaccttcaaaccgtatccctttcagaggttctgtacaggggttcgtcacacaaGGCGTTTGGGAACTACTCTGAGTACCCGACAGTATTTtaggaaaaggaaaaagccGACTCACAGAAAGGACATATTGGTTGTGTGGGCCGAGGCATAAGCAGAGGGAGACTACTTTCGAGGACTCAAGGGCCGATAGGTACCTAGGGATAACAACCGCGAAGCCTAGACAACCCGGGCAAAGAAACACTAGAGTGGTACTAAGAATAACGTTCCCACAAGCAATAATCACGGCCCTCACCACAGtctctcttccctcccaagcccCTTTCTCTATCCTCCCAACAGCCACTCTCTCCGCCACAGtttccccctcatccaaccaCTTGATCCACATGACATTATAAAACTCATAAAGACCCTTGTTCCTCGTCTCTGGCCAAAGCGGAAGTGACCACTCATCAAACACATCAGCAAGGGGATGCAGCAccaactccttctctttTGCCTTGCCCGCTTTCAACTCTTCCATCAACGGCACCGGGAAAGGGAAGCTCAAGTCTCGCTGGAGCATGTCGAGGCGTTCTTTCTTTTCGGTTTGAGCTGACCCGGGTGACTGAGGCTGCAGCTCCACTTGTCCTCTCGAGAGCTCAGTGAGGtcgacggtgttggtggggatgtggtggcGGATGTCTGATTCCAAAGTGTTGAGTCTGAGATGTCCGGCGAGGTTTCCTAACTGGTCTAGAAGGGCAAGGATGGCGCAGTTACCTGCGAAAGCGTGGTAGGctttggggtggagggtccAGGTGGTGTGTTTGGATGTGCAGTGAAGGTAGCGTGATCGTTGGGCGACGGCTGGttgtggctggtgaggaCAGGGAAGGGGGATTGGGCGGGAGAAAACGGTGTCGGGTATAGATGGGTGGGTATAATGGCCGTCTGACTCTTTCCAATCTTCGCTATCAGGGATATGTGTACGAGTCTCGAGGGAAGAAGCGGGATGCCGAGGACTGTCCTTTGTTTCAGAGTGTTCCCAGTGAACTGTTGGAAACACTTGCCATCCACCCTCATGTTGCGAAGTGGCAAGGTAGCTCCAGCCTGCTGCCCAGCTCTCGCTTTGTACATTACCTCGATAGGTCAGCCAGCTCCAAGACGGTAATACCTCTTCTCCCATTTGGACCTGGTTCGAAGGATGGCGTTTCTCCATTGGCGAATAGGGTTGCCATAAAAGAGCAGCATCAAAGAAGCAGCCCCCAGGTAAACCACTGATCAGTCCGCCGGGGAATGTTGCTGCGAAATGATTTCCAGCACCAGAAAACGCGTCATGGACATCTTCAGCGAATGTTAAGTATCTTGGGGCAAAAAGTGCTGAGAGCCGAGCAAAGCGATGAAAGCTGGGCCAATGGTCTAGCCTTGAGAAAAGAAGTGTGTTGGTTGGAATGGAGCTCAgacgttgttgatgttcATGCAAAGACACACACAGGCATTCCCTAGTTCTTATCAGCCAGATCTTTCGGCTACTCTCAGAGTTCAGAGAACCCACCAGTTCACCGTATTGTTAtgaaacaccaccctcctcctactGAACAAGTACTCCTGGAAGGTCCACCCCCTCTGGAACCACACCGTCCGCAACAAGTCAATAGAATGAGAGTTCATCACCTCCCTATTATTCATCGGCCGTCTCCAAGGCATATCTCccttctcctttctcttACCAATCAACCCCACCCCAGGCGCcaacgtcaacaacaccccccaccacGACCCCTTTCTACTCCTCTGCAAAGGCCTCGAACTAAGCGGTCCACTTGCATCCGCGCTCTGCGCCGCAACAAGTGTAAAATACGCACCC comes from the Podospora pseudocomata strain CBS 415.72m chromosome 5, whole genome shotgun sequence genome and includes:
- a CDS encoding hypothetical protein (EggNog:ENOG503P1U2; COG:S) — encoded protein: MPVFLNKNMPYHGVTPHLVPFLPYIEKTDDSPLDGAWRPADSLSRPIDVAVIEGWLGECDGSHWCHSQSRKQRSKPAWVVDVKRRCVVAYKKGEYVALSYVWGPGCDTGSICLVKENLEQLRQVGSLDKVRGLPRTIADAVRLVVELGLGYLWVDRLCIVQDDLEEKGRQLMGMAGIYEGAYFTLVAAQSADASGPLSSRPLQRSRKGSWWGVLLTLAPGVGLIGKRKEKGDMPWRRPMNNREVMNSHSIDLLRTVWFQRGWTFQEYLFSRRRVVFHNNTVNWECLCVSLHEHQQRLSSIPTNTLLFSRLDHWPSFHRFARLSALFAPRYLTFAEDVHDAFSGAGNHFAATFPGGLISGLPGGCFFDAALLWQPYSPMEKRHPSNQVQMGEEVLPSWSWLTYRGNVQSESWAAGWSYLATSQHEGGWQVFPTVHWEHSETKDSPRHPASSLETRTHIPDSEDWKESDGHYTHPSIPDTVFSRPIPLPCPHQPQPAVAQRSRYLHCTSKHTTWTLHPKAYHAFAGNCAILALLDQLGNLAGHLRLNTLESDIRHHIPTNTVDLTELSRGQVELQPQSPGSAQTEKKERLDMLQRDLSFPFPVPLMEELKAGKAKEKELVLHPLADVFDEWSLPLWPETRNKGLYEFYNVMWIKWLDEGETVAERVAVGRIEKGAWEGRETVVRAVIIACGNCFFARVV